GATCTTGTTGGGAATTAGGCTTAACCAGGAAGTGATTCCTATTGTACAGGTGGTCAGAAAGGCCCTTAGCCCATTGATGTTAATCGTGGGTCAATATTTACTTGGATTGTTTAAGACAAAGTTATCGCTGTAGTGCCAATACCCCAAGTAATAAGACACCGTAGTTCTTCCTTCGTCCTTGAATTAAGATGATCCATCCTAGGTTTGATGGACGGGAAGGTTAGAAACACGATAGTCAATTGGTTATCTATATCAAAGAAGAGAGAAGTCGTAATGGGGCTTCTCTCTTCTTTGATATAGATAACCACCTTGCCAAAATTATAGCTTTAATATACTTGTTCTGCTTACGATTAGCCACTTTATCTTCCCATATCATTGATCATACTCAATAACTTTCATTCTAAGGATCTCAATAAGAGTACTACAGCATTATGAATTTACCTTGAAGTTGAGATGCGTGCTGGTTCGTGATTTTGGCTTAAACCCTAACTTAAAAAAGTAGGACAGGTGCCCATTGAAAGCCTACGCTAGCCTCATCTCTTTTTACTAGCCCCGTTACCGTAATAGAGTTTATCGTCAAACTTCCTAAAAACATAAAAGTGGCTGAGGATTAAATCCTCAACCACTTTTACTTATTTGTCTAAACCCATGTCCCAAAATTCGTCCTCGTCGTGTCTCGCCCTTAAACCCCGTCAGGTCTAGGATGCTAGAAGGAGAAGTCCTTCTATTTTAAAACGTACCACTATAGATGTAGGAAGTTTATCTAGGTACGTACTGGGCTAGGGTGCTCCAGCTTACTTATTTTTCGTATCCGACAAGAATTGAGTACATCAACTAGTCAGACCGAACGATATTAATAGAAATCACTACCCCATGATGATCGATACTACTATAATATAATACCCTTCAGGAACCCTTCTTCATAAGAAATTCACAACTTTTTCATTAGTTAATCGTATCAGAGAGTTACACTAACGACATGGGACAACCAATGAGACAAAGATATAAATCAATTCATGAGGAGGAATTAAACGTAAATATATAAAAAATTAATATGTGGTATAAGGCACAACACAGACCCACATATAATCGCAATTTCTTGCAATTATGTAAAGAGCTCATTCGCTTAGTCGTCGTTTGTTTGAAGAAAATGCCGTTAAATACTGATCAGACTCGAATCCAAAGCTAAGAATTATATTTTCCTAAGTGTAATAAAACTGGGGGGCATATAAATTGCATCTAAGAATATTCGACAATATTTTTAGATGCGGACGTTCAGACAATGATCGAACTAACGGCAATTGAGCATCTGTTTCCACATCATAGCTAGCTTCACTTAATGCCCGTTTTAAACCCAGCGTATATTCGCTTCATCATCTGCAATTAACCCCCTTCGTACACCTACCCTCTTCAACTGTAGAATTTCCTACACCATAGTGTTGGAAATCCCACAGCTTTAAACTAAAATCCTACTAAATTCGTCCATAAACGATTGGTATTATTAAAAACTTATGTAAGCTGGAATTTTAAATAAAGGACTTTTGAGAGCCTAGCACCGCAATTTAACGCGGTTAGTCATCAAATAAATCCTGAAGATTTGAGACTCATTATAAACTTGGCATGGACTTTGCATATATTCTTATTCAGAATAGAATTTCAAGGAGTGTTCTTTTATGAAAAAGAAATTATCACTTATGGTTTTAACCCTAATCTCTATATTAATATTTAACCTTCCTGTGTTAGCTGATTCGAAATCGGCCTCATCCAATAACATGCCGGGCATGAACATGTCTGACACCCCTTCTTCTACTTCTGAACAAGGTGATAAGCCTATGGATACTACCGATAGCAAGTTCCAAGTAGATGTAAAATCTACTCCTGAGAACCCTGCCCTGAATCAACCCGTCAGCCTCATGATTACCGTGAAAAACAAGGCAACTGGACAACCTGTCCTCGATGCATCCGTGAATGTGGATATGATGCTCATGGACGGTAATAAGAACAGTAGCATGCCTGGGATGAGCATGTCCTCAGACACTTCTATTCAAGGACAAGCTAAACTCGACAATATGGAACCAGGAATGTACACGGTTACCCTTACACCCACGAAACAAGGGAATTGGACCCAGGACATTCATATCAGTTCTCCAACTCTTGGGAAAACAACCGTGACTGTACCGCTTAATGTCTCTCAGTCCGGCCCAAACTGGATTCTCATTGGTAGTGTTGGCGGATTGGTAGTACTGGCCGGAATTTTTGCCCAAATCCTCAAACGTAAGCAAAGTCGTACAAAGGAGGCTTAATTATGAATCAATCAGTAAAGGCTAAGTCCCTGCAAAATAGGAATCTTCTTAAGATTAAACCCCTCAAATGGTTTTTGCAAAGTTCCCTTTATCCGCGAATTTTCCAATGGGCTGCCGTGCTTGTTTTCGCGGTTATCATGGTCGAAACTCTTGCTGGACCCACGAGTGCCCACGATAATTTTGGTACTGCCGCCACTTGGGTTCTTTGGTGGCCACTCTTGCCTCTCTTCTTCTTTCTGTTTGGACGGTTCTGGTGTGCCGTCTGCCCCTTTGCCTGGGTGAGTGATTTAACACAGAAGTTTTTTGGGGCTAAACGCAAAGTCCCAAATTTTCTAAGGAAATATGGGCTTTGGATTATTGATATCGCCTTTATTTTCATCACCTGGTCTGACCACGTCTGGGGTATCGTTGAATCTCCAAGAGGGTCAGGCACCCTCTTGCTACTCATCTTAGGCGGTGTCATGGTTACCGCAATGCTCTTTGAACGTCGTACCTGGTGCCGTTATTTATGTTTCCTCGGTAGTTTGTCCGGTAACTATTCCCGAGCCGGTATGCTAGAGCTTCGTGCAGACAAAGACACTTGCAAAACTTGTACAACGAGAGATTGCTTCAAGGGCAATACAAAAACACCAGGCTGCCCTATGTTTGAATTCCCGATGGCTATGGAAACCAATGCCAACTGTAATCTTTGTGGCAACTGCATTAAAAGCTGTCCCCATGATTCTATCCGACTAACTCCTCGTAAACCCACCAGTGAATTTTGGTCTATGACTAGGGCACATTTCGAAGAATCTTTCTTAGCGATTGTCATTGTTGGAATTGTGTTTGTCCAAAATATTACGATGTTAGACTTTTACCCGTCCTTTCTCGTATGGGTAGAAAGAACATTGGGGATTGCTAATCAAGATATTGCTTTTACAATTCTCTTTATTTTTGCTATGACTACTCCGGTATTACTACTTTTTGCAGCGACTGCAATTTCCAGGCGTTTCACCGGTGAGACTTTACGTAATGCCTTTGCACGTTTTGGTTATGCCGTCATTCCACTTGACCTCGCTTCCCACATGGCCCACAACTTGTTCCATCTTCTCGCCGAAGGAAAATCAATCTACTACACGTTTATGGGGCTATTTGGAACGCATCTCGAGGGACCTACCAACTTCATTTCTGATCCGACCATTCAAATCATGCAGTACTTCTTGGTTATTGCCGGAACTCTCGGTTCACTTTACACGGCCTACAGAATTGCTAAAAAGAACTATGGAGTGGGCAAGGCCCTATCCGTCTCTATGCCATATTTAGTAGTTATCTTGCTCTTCGGCATCTTGAACTTTCTTACCTTTACTGTAAGAATGGGAATGAGAATGTAACTTAATATTTTCAGTGTTGACGCGTAAACGCACTCGCGAAATCGAGTGCGTTTACGCTATCATTTCCCTGTATAACTCTTGTCATGCTGTTATAATGACTTATGTACTCATTACTTATGAACTTGCACATGGGTTACTTTAATTATACTCCTTGGAACGTACATAATAAAATTTGGAAGGAGTTTATCCATTATGCGAATTTTACTCGTTGATGACGAAAAAAAGATTACAACCGTACTCAAAGCCTACCTTCAACAAGAAGGGTTTCATGTCAGCACGGCTATTAACGGTCTTGTCGCTCTAACCATGTTTAAAGAAAACCCATTTGACCTGCTCATCTTGGATTTAATGCTCCCTGGAATATCCGGGACCGAAATTTGCCGTGAAATTCGAAAAATATCCTCCGTACCCATCATCATGCTCACCGCTAAAGTCGAGGAGGAGGATCGCATTAATGGATTGAGTATTGGTGCGGATGATTACATTACGAAACCTTTTAGTCCTCGTGAAGTGGTCGCCCGTGTCCGGGCTGTTTTACGCCGAACTAGTATTGAAACTGCACCGCTGGCAGACGTGATCTCCTACGATAACGGTCTTACCATCGATAATATACAACACGAGATCCGGCTTCATGATCAAGAGATCTCTTTAACCCCAACAGAGTTTAAGGTCCTTGGAGCTTTGGCGAAACACCCTGGACGAGTGTACTCACGGGGGCAGCTGGTTGAGATCGTTCAGGGATATGACTTTGACGGAGATGACCGCGTGATCGATGCTCATATTAAGAAGATCCGCCAAAAAATCGAAGCCATCCCTAGCGATCCACAAATTATTATGACCGTTTATGGCGTTGGCTACAAATTCAATGCAAGTGCAGGGGGCTGAGATGCGTAGAAAACTATTTCTTTCCACACTGATCATTTCGCTGATTACTTTAACCTTTAGCATGCTCGCCGTGAATCTTGTCTTCCATCAACAATTCAGCGATTATCTAACCAAGACAAACGAAACAATCTTGGAACAATTGCCTTCTCGTCTAAGTGACCTTTATCAAAGTAAAGGAACTTGGGATGCTACGGCTTTAGATGAAATCAGCCATACCCTTCCGATCGGTACGGTCGTCACTCTGACAGATCCGACCGGTAAACTTATCGCCACGTTGAGTAACGTGATGGAAGACATGATGCACGGTCAAGGCGGAATGAGCATGAGCATGAGCATGAGTATGGGCATGTCCTCTTCTTCCACTACGAGTTGGAAAACGAAAACTTTAACTGTAACAGGAACTCACGGAACTTTAGCCACAGCACTAATCCGCTACCCGGCGACCGCACCGATTCTCAATCCTCAGGATGTTCTCTTTCAGTCCTCAGTTTTTCGTTCTCTCCTCTTCGCTGGAGGGTTGGCGCTTCTATTTGGGATTATCCTCAGTTACTTCACAAGCCGCCGTCTCGTCGCACCGCTGAAGCGTTTAACTCAAGCCGCCGAACGTATTGGCCAGGGACACCTTGATGAACGCGTTGTTATTCAAGCCAAAGACGAGGTGGGGCAATTGGCCACCGCTTTTAACGCAATGGTCGACAATTTAAATCGCCAAGAAACCCTCCGCAAACAATTTACCGCAGACATCGCCCATGAACTGCGTACTCCATTAACCTCAATTAAAAGCTATATCGAAGCCTTCCAAGACAACGTCCTGCCTGCCGATGAGGAAAATCTCTCCTCCATTCATGAAGAAATTGACCGCTTGGTTGACCTATCCAGTGACCTCAAAGACTTAAATGTAGCGGAAATAGGTGCTTTAGCGTTAATCCACGAACCAGTAGATTTAAAGCATCTTCTTGGAAAAGTGATCCATAGTCTCCAGCCGCTTATTCAAGAAAAAGAATTAATCATGAGTTGGAACGCTCCCTTAGAACACGTGACTACGACGGGGGACGCGCGCCTTCTGACAAGGCTCTTTTATAATCTCGTGCACAATGCCTATCGGTACTCAAATGTTGGCGGACAAATCACCATCACGCTTATACAAGAACCTGATTTCGCCGAAATCAGAATAAAGAACACAGGCATCGGCATCCCTAAAGAAGATCTACCTTTAATATTCGAGCGTTTTTACCGTGCCGACAAATCTCGAACCCGCGAAACCGGGGGAACGGGCATTGGTCTGGCGCTGGTCCAGCAAATCACAGCTCTTCATCATGGGACAATCTCCGTGCAGAGTGACGTCGGGAAAGAGACTGAATTCATCGTCAAACTTCCTAAAGACCTAAAAGTGGCTGAGGATTAAATCCTCAGCCACTTTTATTATCTTTCTGACCATCAGTAAGAATCAACTTATTGCAGAAAGAAACTTAGAATTACCCTATATTAACAGTGGTGTTTGGATGATGAAGTTGTAGATTATAAATCAGAACTTATATACTTTAGAAATCTTTAAATAAATAAATTTACATTCGATTCTTCGGCTTCACCTAAATAATAGCCAACTCCACCAATTTTAATTCCATCAATAAGTTCTTCCTGCTTTAAACCCATAAGATCGATGGTCATTGAACATGTAACTACTTCCACACCACTATCCATTGCTGAAAACATTCACATCCGTTAGAGAGTCCTGAAAAGTCAAATTCACCCCGATAAACTGGACTTTATCCCCATATCTAAAGTAGGCCTTGACCAAGTCCAGGCTTTCAGCTTGGCAGGGCGGACACCATGAGGCCCAAAAGTCAATAAAGACTGGCTTACCTTGATATTCTGCCAGAAAAATTGGTTGATTATCCTGAGATTTCGGCAGAGAAAACGGACGTACGTGGCACCGTAGGAAACTAATTTCCGCACCGCTTACTGAACATTTTTAGCTTCCCTTCAATTCATAGTAATGAAAAGTGCAGTGTCTCCCTGAGGAGACCCTACACTTTTCTTGTATCCATTGTTTATTTCACAACGTAATTTTCTTCTACCCAAATTAGCTCAAATCCTGTTTGCGGCTTTGATACTCTGCTGAATCAATCTCGCCACGCGCATAGCGTTCTCGCAAAATGTCTAATCCACTATTCTGTTTGCCAAATCCGTTTGTATGAACTTGTGAAGAATTACGACGAAATAAGTAGATACTCAGTAGAATGATCCCGATTCCGAAGATAAGAGGCATGATTATTCCCATCATACCTATCCACCCATATCCGCCTCCGTAGCCACCATAACCGTAACCACCGTTTCTCCATCCGCCCATCATATTACCCCAGCCACCCATCATGTGAATCCCTCCTTCAAAAAATACCAATTTAATGCCAGAACATAATCTTAACAAAGTTTAACCTCTAACAAATTAATTCAAAGCACTTGATTATCCCTTTTTAATTGATATTGTTTGCTTTTGTCCAGACAGTTCTTGTTTCCGCTCAAGGTATTCCTCACGATTAATCTCACCCCGTGCATATCGATCATTCAAGATATCCATTGGAGAATGCGCCTGGGATTGATGGTTCGTGCAGCATAACCCTCCAGCATGGGATGAATTGAACATATAATATGCTACAATGACTAAGATGATTAAACCAAACATCATTTGAGATTCCCCCTTTAGTTATTTGATTGAGTTGCCATTCCTCTACCAGAACCCATCATATTACCACCCTTATTTGCAGCTCTGGTTCCACTCCCAATCCTACTCCCGTTCATCATCGTTCCTCGAGAACTAGTGATACCACCACCGTTTGTCATCATGCTCCCTCCGGCGTTACTCATGAATTGGTTCATTTTATCAAGGTTGTCTTGCCCAATTTGAGCCTTTACAGCTGGGTCTGAATTCATAAGATTTTGCATTGCCTTAACATCACCCGTTTGCATAGCGTTCTGCATCCCTGCTGAATTATGCAGATTTTGCATGGCAGGCGAATTCACAAGTGCTTGATGTTGTCCTGGTGAAAAGGTTTGTTGCATGAATCCCTGCATTTGACCAACCCATCCATTACCTGGTTGCTGAGTCGTTCCAGCGAGAGCTGGTAAAGCCATGAGCCCTACTGCTAACGTTGCGGTTCCGAGGATTGCCGTGACCTTTTTACTTAATTTTTCCATTGTATATTCCTCCCTAAAATTTTAAAGTTAAGATTCTTTGTTGTATTTGTTATTTCCATGACCTTAGTATAACTCTAGTATCCGTTATTCTCATGAAGAAGTTGTGAATTTCTTATGAATTTAGAGACAAACTTACTTGCTTCATGGTATTCTTGAAAAGAACTAAATAGTTAGGAATAAGTGATTTCTTCTTGAGGGAAGGAATTGAAAAGGAAAGTCAGTAGAAGGCTGACGCGGTACCCGCCACTGTAAGAGGGAATCAATTCACATCATGTCACTGGGACTTACCTGGGAAGACGTGAATTGATGATGATCTTGAGCCAGGAGACCTGCTTATTCTAAATGTGAAAACTACCTACGGGAATGTTAGGGGGTGTATACTTGTGTCGATATTTCAACTCCGGTTGTCTGATACATGTTAAACTTTTAACCCTTCTATGGTGAAGGGTTTTTATTTTTGTATTCCTAAACTGAATCTGGTTAACGTTCTTTTTATAGACAGTGGATCAGGAGGAAGAAAAGATGAAAGATATCACTCAAACAATGAAAAGTCGCCCTAAGTGGCTGGGTTATGGCGCAGCAGTGACTGGGTTACACCTTTTAGGCATCATAATGATGTTTCTAAATATCAAGCAACACCCTCAATTACTGGGATTTGCCTTTCTTTCCTATACGCTGGGCTTACGTCATGCTTTTGATGCTGATCATATTGCCGCCATCGATAATACTGTGCGCAAAATGATTCAGCAAAAGCAAGACCCTCTGGGGGTTGGCTTTTTCTTCTCGATTGGTCATTCTACAGTTGTATGTATTATGGCGATAATCACC
The sequence above is a segment of the Desulfosporosinus sp. Sb-LF genome. Coding sequences within it:
- a CDS encoding 4Fe-4S binding protein yields the protein MNQSVKAKSLQNRNLLKIKPLKWFLQSSLYPRIFQWAAVLVFAVIMVETLAGPTSAHDNFGTAATWVLWWPLLPLFFFLFGRFWCAVCPFAWVSDLTQKFFGAKRKVPNFLRKYGLWIIDIAFIFITWSDHVWGIVESPRGSGTLLLLILGGVMVTAMLFERRTWCRYLCFLGSLSGNYSRAGMLELRADKDTCKTCTTRDCFKGNTKTPGCPMFEFPMAMETNANCNLCGNCIKSCPHDSIRLTPRKPTSEFWSMTRAHFEESFLAIVIVGIVFVQNITMLDFYPSFLVWVERTLGIANQDIAFTILFIFAMTTPVLLLFAATAISRRFTGETLRNAFARFGYAVIPLDLASHMAHNLFHLLAEGKSIYYTFMGLFGTHLEGPTNFISDPTIQIMQYFLVIAGTLGSLYTAYRIAKKNYGVGKALSVSMPYLVVILLFGILNFLTFTVRMGMRM
- a CDS encoding response regulator transcription factor translates to MRILLVDDEKKITTVLKAYLQQEGFHVSTAINGLVALTMFKENPFDLLILDLMLPGISGTEICREIRKISSVPIIMLTAKVEEEDRINGLSIGADDYITKPFSPREVVARVRAVLRRTSIETAPLADVISYDNGLTIDNIQHEIRLHDQEISLTPTEFKVLGALAKHPGRVYSRGQLVEIVQGYDFDGDDRVIDAHIKKIRQKIEAIPSDPQIIMTVYGVGYKFNASAGG
- a CDS encoding HAMP domain-containing sensor histidine kinase; protein product: MRRKLFLSTLIISLITLTFSMLAVNLVFHQQFSDYLTKTNETILEQLPSRLSDLYQSKGTWDATALDEISHTLPIGTVVTLTDPTGKLIATLSNVMEDMMHGQGGMSMSMSMSMGMSSSSTTSWKTKTLTVTGTHGTLATALIRYPATAPILNPQDVLFQSSVFRSLLFAGGLALLFGIILSYFTSRRLVAPLKRLTQAAERIGQGHLDERVVIQAKDEVGQLATAFNAMVDNLNRQETLRKQFTADIAHELRTPLTSIKSYIEAFQDNVLPADEENLSSIHEEIDRLVDLSSDLKDLNVAEIGALALIHEPVDLKHLLGKVIHSLQPLIQEKELIMSWNAPLEHVTTTGDARLLTRLFYNLVHNAYRYSNVGGQITITLIQEPDFAEIRIKNTGIGIPKEDLPLIFERFYRADKSRTRETGGTGIGLALVQQITALHHGTISVQSDVGKETEFIVKLPKDLKVAED
- a CDS encoding SHOCT domain-containing protein, whose protein sequence is MMGGWGNMMGGWRNGGYGYGGYGGGYGWIGMMGIIMPLIFGIGIILLSIYLFRRNSSQVHTNGFGKQNSGLDILRERYARGEIDSAEYQSRKQDLS
- a CDS encoding SHOCT domain-containing protein, coding for MMFGLIILVIVAYYMFNSSHAGGLCCTNHQSQAHSPMDILNDRYARGEINREEYLERKQELSGQKQTISIKKG